From the Chitinophaga lutea genome, the window ACCGACGGGGCGTTTTTTACCGTTGAATACAACCTGTTCGATGCCGCAGACGGCGAGGGTCTGGAAATGATATCGATGAAATCCAACAGGAACATCGTGCGTTATAATACGATCAAAAACACCAAAGGTGAAATAACGGTCAGGAGCGGCAATTTCAATACGATCGAAGGCAACTTCATCCTCGGCGGCAACAAGGAAGGTTCGCGTGGGATCCGCGTTGTTGGCCAGCACCACCGGATCATCAACAACTATATCGAAAATGTAAGAGAAGACGCCATCGTATTGTATGCGGGAGAATACATCGATTCTTTCCTGACGCCGGATTACAAACCCATCCTGCGGGCCGGAACGCCGCTTGGCCGTGTGCCCGCCTACGGGCCGGTTAAAAATGCGCTTATCGCGCATAATACCATTATCAATCCCGGTGGAGACGGTATGGAGATCGGCGCCGCCTACAAAGTAAGCTGGCCTACCTCTCAGCGCGTAATGCTGCCGGAAAACTGTACGATCGTCAATAACGTGATCGTCAAAAACGGCGGGATAGCTATTAAAAGCCCGGTACAGGACGTAAATCCACCGCTGGACGTCTTTAATTTCCAGCCGAATATTTACGAGGGCAACGTGATCTATGGCGCCACGCTCAGCATGAACCCCGCGCCGGCAACGGGCATCACCACGATGAACCCGCTGCTCGCCATCACGAACGGGTTGTACAGGCCTTCTGCCGGCAGCCCTTTGATCAATGCAGCGCCGGGAACATATGCCACGGAAGACATGGACGGGCAGCTTCGCGATAACAACCCCGACATCGGCGCCGATGAGCAGTCCGGCCTGCCCGTTATCCGGAAGCCGCTGACTCCCGAGGAAACGGGACCGCAGTGGATCGACGAAATCGTGGATGAAAAGTACTATCCTGACATTACCGACAACGGTGGTGTCATTACGGCGCAATACGCCAACAGCGGGAATCCCGCTGAAAGTTTTCAGAGCCTCATCGATAACAAAACCACTACCAAATATTACATTTCGGGCAGAACCGCCCTCTGGGCGCAATATCAATCCAGGGTGCCGGCCACCATCATCCATTACACCATCACATCGGCCGGCGATGTGGTGGGCCGCGATCCCAAAAACTGGGCATTGCTCGCGTCCAACGACACCATCTCCTGGGATACGCTGGACGTCAGGACGGATGAAACATTTGCCTCGCGCGGCCTCACCAAAACCTATACCATTGCCGATACCGCCAGCTATATTTTTTACCGCCTCGTGATTACCGCCAATAACGGCAGCAGCGGTATCCAGTTCGCCGAATGGGAGCTGTGGCAACCCGCAAGGCCGGAGCCCGAGCCAGAACCGGAAAACCCCTTCGACCTCACCGACAATAAAGGAACGATCATCGCCCAGTACGCCAACGTCAGCAAACCATCCGAGAGTTACCCCAGCCTTATTGACAATAACCCCGCCACCAAGTATTATATCAGCGGGAAAACAGCATTGTGGGTGCAATACAAGTCGACCATTCCCGCCATACCGGTGTCGTACACGATCATGTCCGGTAATGATACCCCGGCGCGCGATCCGAAAAACTGGAACCTGCAGGCTTCGATGGACAGCATTACATGGGACACCCTCGATACGCGCGCGGATGAAATCTTTGCTTCCCGGAAACTGTTCAGGACCTTCACCTTTGAGAACACCACCCCTTACCGGTATTACAGGCTCAACATCACGGCCAGCAACGGCGCTACCGGCATACAGTTTTCGGAATGGGAAATCTACCAGCGTAAAACACAGACCATCGAATTTGCCGCCATTCCTTCAAAAACCTACGGCGACGAACCTTTTGAATTGACTGCCAGTGCCTCATCCGGACTGGAAGTTGAATTTGAGGTAGTTTCCGGGCCGGCTACCTTCGACGGTGCGCTGCTGACCATTACCGGTGCGGGAGCAGTAACGGTGAAAGCCATCCAATCAGGCGACGCTAATTTTTTCCCCGCTGAACAGCAGCAAACATTTACCGTTCAGCAGGCCAGCCAGCAGCTGACGTTTGCGCCGGTTGAAACAAAAACCTACGGCGATATGCCTTTTGTGCTGTATGCCACCGCCAGCAGCCAAATAACCCCCGTGCTGTTCGAAATAGTGTCCGGGCCGGCCACGATCGCCGATTCGGTACTGTCGATCACCGGTGCCGGAACAATAACGGTGCGCGCCACCCAGACCGGCAATGAAAACTTCCTGCCGGTATCTGCGGAACAATCCTTTACCGTCGACAAGGCTCCACAGACCATCACATTCGCCGGCATCGACCCTGCACATGCAGACGGACAGATCGCGCTTTCCGCGACCGCCAGTTCCGGCCTGCCTGTCAGTTATTCCATCCTGTCGGGTCCAGGAACGATCACCGGCAGCACGCTTTCATTTACGGGCGAAGGCACCGTAGTGGTGCGTGCCGCACAGGCTGGCAACGACAATTACCAGGAAGCGGCCCAATCAGACAGGGCGGTACTCGTATATGGGTATGATGAGAAAAAAGACGGCATCAAACTAAGGGTGTCCCCGAACCCGACGCATGGCCTGCTGAAGGTGAAACTCGACAATAAAGACCATAGCAAACAATATGTGCTGCATATCTACGACCGGAACGGCTATCCCGTTGAATCGACCATTATTCAAAGAAACGACCAGAAGTTCGAGATCGACCTCGACATCTCCGGTTGCCAGACCGGCATCTATTACCTGTATGTTACGGATGGCGAAAAAACATTTGTAAAGATCATAGCGAAGGACTGATCATTTCCTATACTTGTGGATGAATAAAAAAGCAGGGCTTTATATGCCCTGCTTTTTTTATCGCCTTCCGGCATACCCGTATTTTCAATGCCGCTCACAAAAGGCGGTGCATACGCCAGCCGTGTTACACCGGAGGGTATCCTCCGGTTTCAGCTAACATCTGCCGGTGGCGGCCCCTGCCAGGCAGGATACATCACTTCGCCGCCGCCTTCTTCACATACCGGGCGGGAGCCAGTGCGGCAGGCGCCCAATCGGTGAACATGCCTTCCACTTTCTTTTCGTCGTAGGAGTCTGCAGACTCCAGCAGGGCGGTATTCTGCGTGTGCAGGCGGTTGCCTTTCGCATCGAGGATAACGATCACGGGAAAACCGAAGCGCTGCGGGAAACCGAGCCCTTTGAGCACGTCGAGGTTTTCGTTCTCTTTGCTGTAATTCAGGTGATATACGACGTAGTTTTTCTCCTGCGCCTGTTTCAGCTGCGGGCGGTCGTTCACGAACTTGTACAGGCGTTTGCACCACACGCACCAGTTCCCGCCCACCTGTAACAGGACGTGTTTGTTTTCGCGCTGCGCCTGTTTGACGGCGGCGGCGATATCCGCTTTCGCATTCGCCTGCGGGTTATAAAAATCAGGCACTTTTTCCGATTGCGCTTTCAGCGCGGTAGTAGCTCCCAACAGCAGGAGCGTGGCAATCAACATGTGTTTCATGGCTGGTTCAGTTAAGCGCATTAAAATACGATTATTTTATGTGTTGGGGAAAATCCTTCACCGCCCCGCCGGAAGCTGCTACACCCTTCGCCTGTAGCCCGGCGCGCCCGCTTCCGGATTTCTGCTGAAACTTGCTTAAATTTGGCCGGTTTATCATTACCGGCAATAGCAATGGGTTATAAAAGCTTACACGACTGTATCAACGATCTGGAAAAGAATGGTCATTTGATCCGCATCAAACAGGAGGTGGATCCGTACCTCGAAATGGCGGCGATCCACCTGCGGGTGTATGAGCACCAGGGGCCGGCGCTACTCTTCGAAAACGTAAAAGGCAGCAGGTTCCCGGCAGTGTCCAACCTGTTCGGCACGCTCGACCGTTCCAGGTTCATGTTCCGCGATACGCTCGAGAAGATCAAAACGCTCGTGGAGATCAAAGGCGACCCCGTAAAGGCCATCAGACATCCCTTCAAATACCTGCACGTAGCCGCCACTGCATTATCGGCCCTGCCGATGAAAACCGGCAAAAACGCGCCCATCAGTTTCGGCCGCACCAGCATCGGCGAATTGCCGCAGATCGTGAACTGGCCGATGGACGGCGGGCCTTTTGTGACCATGCCCCAGGTGTACACCGAAGATCCGGACAAACCCGGCATCATGCACGCCAACCTGGGCATGTACCGCATCCAGCTCGGCGGCAATGAATATATACAGAATGAGGAAATCGGCCTGCACTACCAGCTGCACCGCGGCATCGGCATCCATCAGACGAGATCGAACGCCAAAGGGCAGCCGCTGAAAGTGAGCATTTTTGTGGGCGGGCCGCCGTCGCACCCCTTGTCCGCCGTGATGCCGCTGCCGGAAGGACTGTCTGAAATGACATTCGCCGGCGCGCTGGGCAACCGCAGGTTCCGGTATTTTTACGACGACGAAGGTTTTTGCATTTCCGCGGACGCCGATTTTGTGATCACCGGCACGGTGATGCCGAATGAGAACAAACCCGAAGGGCCTTTCGGCGATCACCTGGGGTATTACAGCCTTACACATCCTTTCCCGCTGATGAAGGTCAGCCGCGTCTATCATAAGAAAAACCCCGTATGGTCGTTCACCGTAGTGGGCAGGCCGCCGCAGGAAGACACCAGCTTCGGCGCGCTGATACACGACATCACCGGCAACGCCATCCCGAAAGAAATACCCGGCGTGCATGCAATACATGCCGTGGATGCGGCAGGGGTGCATCCGCTGCTGTTCGCCATCGGCAGCGAACGGTATACGCCGTACCTGAAGGAACGCAAGCCGCAGGAAATACTGACCATCGCCAATCACATCCTGGGCAGCAACCAGCTGAGCCTCGCCAAATACCTGTTCATCTGCGCGAAGGAAGACGACCCTTCGCTGCATGTGCACGACGTCGAAAAATTCATGATGCACGTGCTCGAACGCTTCGACCCGGCCCGCGACCTGCATTTCCAGACCAATACCACCATCGACACCCTCGATTATACCGGCAGCGACCTGAATGCGGGCAGCAAGGTGACCATCGCAGCTGCGGGCGGCAAACGCCGCGAGCTCTGGCGTGAACTGCCGCCGAACTTCAGTCTGCCGCGGCCCTTTTCACATTTCAAACTGGCCATGCCCGGCGTGCTGGCGGTGGAAGCCCCTGCATATCCGCAAGACGGCAACACGGCGGAACAAATATCCATCCTCAACGATCATCTCAAGAACGAACAGACGGACGGCCTGCCGCTGATCGTACTGTGCGATGACGCGGGCTTCACCGCGGAGAATAGCAGCAACTTCGTATGGGTGACGTTTACGCGGAGCAACCCTTCGCACGACATACACGGCGTCAACAGCTTCATCTCCCACAAACACTGGGGCTGCCGGGGGCCGCTGATCATCGATGCCCGCATCAAGCCGCACCACGCACCGCCGCTGATCAAAGACGCGGCAGTGGAAGCCAGGGTAGATGCGATGGCGAAGAAGGGGGGCGTGCTGCACGGGATTATCTGACATCTGGACATACAGGCGGTATGTTTACCACCGAACAGATTAATGGGGTACGGGCAAGCCCGCAAAGCAGCCTCTATAAGGGAATGCGTTGCAGACCGGCCCCATCGGGCTAAAGAGCGTCTTGTTTTATTTTTTGCCCAGCGAAGTGGACCGGACGATGTTGTGATACAGTCTTTGCATCAAACGCATGTCTTTGGTGATGATCAGAGCCTGGCCCTTCAAGCCGTTCTTGAACGGCAGGTTCCTTTGCTGGCTGGTCAGCAGGCCCTGGTCCAGGCGAACCGTTCCAATGAAGAAAGAATCTACCGCCACGTCGGAAATATAATTCAGGCGGCCCGAAACGAAGCCGGCCTCCTCATAGGGATAGGCATCAAACCGCAGCTGTACCTTCATCCCGGTATCCACCTTGCCGAAGTTCTTCTGGGACATCTTCACTTCCACATAATATTGCGAGCCCTGGGGATTGACATAGGCCAGCAGTTTCCCCTGTTCAACGTACCGGTTTGGCTGCAGCGGCAGCACAAATACGACCTGGCCGTCGATGGGCGCCCGCAGGGTATAGGTCCTCATCCATTCGTCCACGCCGCTTTTCAGCGTCTGGAGCGCCTGCCAGAAAATCTGCTGCTGCTGAAGCATATCGTGATCCAGCTGGTCTATTTCCTTCTGTTTGTCCCGTATCTGGCTTTGTTTGCCGATGATGTTGACGTCGGCCTGGGGAAGCACCATCTGGCTATTGAGCAGCTTGCTCTGTGCCTGCCGGTACTCTTCCGTCGAAATGACTTTGTCTTTGTACAGCCGTTCATTCATTTCGAAAGTCTTTTTCGCGATCTCATTTTCCTGCAGGGTGAGCCCTTTCTGTTC encodes:
- a CDS encoding chondroitinase-B domain-containing protein, which codes for MRSNSTQRKQLVRTLPRLAAAGLTLLLTGTAAAQTVRTAASASQLTTAIAASAPGDTIVMTNGTWTNVSINFNATATATQAVVLRAQTPGKVILNGNSSLTFSTPYLIASGLCFKGGALTGGAIVRFSSNYCRLTNSAILNYNPPSRSTSYYWVNFAGSNNRVDSCYFTGKNHHQPTIGNEPTNCRYNKVDHCYFKDMGGSGNGSEIFRIWGYGRNEELGTDGAFFTVEYNLFDAADGEGLEMISMKSNRNIVRYNTIKNTKGEITVRSGNFNTIEGNFILGGNKEGSRGIRVVGQHHRIINNYIENVREDAIVLYAGEYIDSFLTPDYKPILRAGTPLGRVPAYGPVKNALIAHNTIINPGGDGMEIGAAYKVSWPTSQRVMLPENCTIVNNVIVKNGGIAIKSPVQDVNPPLDVFNFQPNIYEGNVIYGATLSMNPAPATGITTMNPLLAITNGLYRPSAGSPLINAAPGTYATEDMDGQLRDNNPDIGADEQSGLPVIRKPLTPEETGPQWIDEIVDEKYYPDITDNGGVITAQYANSGNPAESFQSLIDNKTTTKYYISGRTALWAQYQSRVPATIIHYTITSAGDVVGRDPKNWALLASNDTISWDTLDVRTDETFASRGLTKTYTIADTASYIFYRLVITANNGSSGIQFAEWELWQPARPEPEPEPENPFDLTDNKGTIIAQYANVSKPSESYPSLIDNNPATKYYISGKTALWVQYKSTIPAIPVSYTIMSGNDTPARDPKNWNLQASMDSITWDTLDTRADEIFASRKLFRTFTFENTTPYRYYRLNITASNGATGIQFSEWEIYQRKTQTIEFAAIPSKTYGDEPFELTASASSGLEVEFEVVSGPATFDGALLTITGAGAVTVKAIQSGDANFFPAEQQQTFTVQQASQQLTFAPVETKTYGDMPFVLYATASSQITPVLFEIVSGPATIADSVLSITGAGTITVRATQTGNENFLPVSAEQSFTVDKAPQTITFAGIDPAHADGQIALSATASSGLPVSYSILSGPGTITGSTLSFTGEGTVVVRAAQAGNDNYQEAAQSDRAVLVYGYDEKKDGIKLRVSPNPTHGLLKVKLDNKDHSKQYVLHIYDRNGYPVESTIIQRNDQKFEIDLDISGCQTGIYYLYVTDGEKTFVKIIAKD
- a CDS encoding thioredoxin family protein, translated to MKHMLIATLLLLGATTALKAQSEKVPDFYNPQANAKADIAAAVKQAQRENKHVLLQVGGNWCVWCKRLYKFVNDRPQLKQAQEKNYVVYHLNYSKENENLDVLKGLGFPQRFGFPVIVILDAKGNRLHTQNTALLESADSYDEKKVEGMFTDWAPAALAPARYVKKAAAK
- a CDS encoding UbiD family decarboxylase — protein: MGYKSLHDCINDLEKNGHLIRIKQEVDPYLEMAAIHLRVYEHQGPALLFENVKGSRFPAVSNLFGTLDRSRFMFRDTLEKIKTLVEIKGDPVKAIRHPFKYLHVAATALSALPMKTGKNAPISFGRTSIGELPQIVNWPMDGGPFVTMPQVYTEDPDKPGIMHANLGMYRIQLGGNEYIQNEEIGLHYQLHRGIGIHQTRSNAKGQPLKVSIFVGGPPSHPLSAVMPLPEGLSEMTFAGALGNRRFRYFYDDEGFCISADADFVITGTVMPNENKPEGPFGDHLGYYSLTHPFPLMKVSRVYHKKNPVWSFTVVGRPPQEDTSFGALIHDITGNAIPKEIPGVHAIHAVDAAGVHPLLFAIGSERYTPYLKERKPQEILTIANHILGSNQLSLAKYLFICAKEDDPSLHVHDVEKFMMHVLERFDPARDLHFQTNTTIDTLDYTGSDLNAGSKVTIAAAGGKRRELWRELPPNFSLPRPFSHFKLAMPGVLAVEAPAYPQDGNTAEQISILNDHLKNEQTDGLPLIVLCDDAGFTAENSSNFVWVTFTRSNPSHDIHGVNSFISHKHWGCRGPLIIDARIKPHHAPPLIKDAAVEARVDAMAKKGGVLHGII
- a CDS encoding HlyD family secretion protein, whose amino-acid sequence is MDPHNKTLLSAQDLESATQKGNFEDRSEITQEIISREPGFIEKWALMAFLGILVILLSGIWFVQYPDIVQGSAVLTGDNAPKEIVAKQSGKLIALFAKNNQAVQQGEIIGWLESTAAPAEVISLSGTIAQTIEALEQNRPGSIPALFKQRFHNLGEVQAAYQTFITALQQYNDYLVNGFYDRKKNMLHDDIASLQDATKKIAEQKGLTLQENEIAKKTFEMNERLYKDKVISTEEYRQAQSKLLNSQMVLPQADVNIIGKQSQIRDKQKEIDQLDHDMLQQQQIFWQALQTLKSGVDEWMRTYTLRAPIDGQVVFVLPLQPNRYVEQGKLLAYVNPQGSQYYVEVKMSQKNFGKVDTGMKVQLRFDAYPYEEAGFVSGRLNYISDVAVDSFFIGTVRLDQGLLTSQQRNLPFKNGLKGQALIITKDMRLMQRLYHNIVRSTSLGKK